In the Hippoglossus stenolepis isolate QCI-W04-F060 chromosome 14, HSTE1.2, whole genome shotgun sequence genome, one interval contains:
- the tm4sf18 gene encoding transmembrane 4 L6 family member 18 — protein sequence MCCSVGFARTLGLALLPLALCCILANLLLLFPMGEITYIQQDRLASYIWYFGGLGGGGILMLLPAVVFITLGKCSCCWNESLMMCGSVLAAVVGLVGSSYCFVMSGFALVQGPQCFTSYGWSYPFADKGGRYLLQPETWSQCLQPLHIVEWNVALLCILLGLAALEFIICLLQLGNGLVNAVCRPCCYKQEYSLNM from the exons ATGTGTTGCTCGGTGGGCTTCGCCAGGACTCTGGGTCTGGCACTGCTGCCTCTGGCCCTCTGCTGTATCCTTgccaacctgctgctgctgtttcctaTGGGGGAAATCACCTACATCCAGCAGGACCGCCTGGCCAGCTACATCTGGTACTTTGGTGGACTAGGAGGCGGAGGAATCCTG atgctGCTTCCGGCTGTTGTCTTCATCACTCTGGGGAAATGTAGCTGCTGCTGGAATGAGAGTTTAATG atGTGCGGCTCCGTGCTGGCAGCTGTCGTCGGCCTCGTGGGCTCCAGCTACTGTTTCGTCATGTCGGGGTTCGCCTTGGTGCAGGGGCCGCAGTGCTTCACCTCGTACGGATGGTCGTACCCGTTTGCAGACAAGGGGGGCAG GTATCTGCTGCAGCCAGAGACGTGGTCGCAGTGTCTCCAGCCGCTTCACATCGTGGAGTGGAACGTGGCTCTGCTGTGCATTTTGCTGGGTTTGGCCGCGCTGGAGTTCatcatctgtctcctgcagctcgGCAACGGTTTGGTCAACGCCGTGTGCCGGCCCTGCTGCTATAAGCAGGAGTACAGTCTGAATatgtag